The following proteins are co-located in the Microplitis demolitor isolate Queensland-Clemson2020A chromosome 5, iyMicDemo2.1a, whole genome shotgun sequence genome:
- the LOC106693569 gene encoding odorant receptor 94a-like gives MAILERNIFFLTLVGLWKPEHWKGFKAALYYFYIGLLTIVNHSFLLSGVLDFELRNIDAVVIFDNLSLLSCLITVRYKIVTVLYYRKSIEEFVNRFERDPFKAKDDEEEKIYIKFGKFTKTISILYTGLCTVGASWYSLGRILRMTPPDVMPYQGWFPYNYTTYKYYWPTAIYQLYAVCSAACVNFAYDTIFCSILYYLCAQTHILKYRFSVLVENLQKINEGNDGSVNVREIERKMIGNWVDYHNDVLSLVEFVKSLFSTAIFVQYAASSLLICSITYTLSHTETRSINFVGTSMYVTAMTIQIFFQCIAANQVTVEFADITNALYSTNWYNLSNNVQKSMTIILAEPLKPTLISSGYFVILSLESFTKVIKLSYTIYNVIE, from the exons atggcCATTTTagaaagaaacattttttttttaactttggtcGGGTTGTGGAAACCTGAACATTGGAAAGGTTTTAAAGCTGCTCTGTATTACTTTTACATTGGCTTGTTGACAATCGTCAATCACTCATTTCTTCTGTCTGGTGTTTTGGATTTTGAGTTACGAAATATCGACGCTGTTGTGATCTTTGATAATCTGTCATTATTGAGTTGTTTAATCACAGTTCGTTATAAAATTGTCACAGTGCTATATTATCGTAAATCAATTGAAGAATTTGTAAATCGTTTTGAACGAGATCCATTTAAAGCAAAAGACGATGAAGAAGaaaagatttatataaaatttggcAAGTTTACAAA AACGATTTCAATATTGTACACGGGGCTATGCACTGTAGGGGCATCGTGGTACTCATTAGGTCGTATATTGCGAATGACTCCTCCTGATGTGATGCCTTATCAAGGGTGGTTTCCTTATAACTATACAACATACAAATATTATTGGCCAACGGCTATTTACCAACTTTATGCAGTTTGCAGCGCAGCTTGTGTTAATTTTGCTTATGACACAATATTTTGTTCTATATTGTACTATTTGTGTGCGCAGACACATATTCTCAAGTATAGATTTTCTGTATTGGTGgaaaatttacagaaaatCAATGAAGGAAATGACGGTAGCGTCAATGTCAGAGAAATTGAACGGAAAATGATCGGTAACTGGGTCGATTATCACAACGACGTACTCAG TCTAGTAGAATTTGTGAAGTCTTTATTTTCAACGGCAATATTTGTACAGTACGCAGCGAGTTCACTTCTAATTTGCAGTATTACGTATACGTTATCACACACAGAAACTCggtcaataaattttgtcgGTACTTCAATGTATGTCACAGCTATGACgatccaaatattttttcagtgcaTTGCTGCTAATCAAGTGACAGTTGAG ttcgCTGACATTACTAATGCTCTTTACAGCACGAACTGGTATAATTTGAGtaataatgttcaaaaatcGATGACAATCATACTCGCAGAACCTTTGAAACCCACTTTAATAAGTAGTGGATACTTTGTTATATTATCTTTAGAATCATTTACAAAA gttattaaattatcatatacTATTTATAATGTGATTGAataa
- the LOC103574469 gene encoding defensin coprisin yields the protein MAKLLILVLLVAIAAAVLSAPTEDDYSHHPEKYGSQPESGNVRLSRATCDLLSGLGGNDSLCALHCLAKKFKGGWCEKGVCHCRR from the exons atgGCCAAGTTATTGATCTTAGTACTTTTGGTTGCAATTGCTGCAGCAGTCTTGTCTGCTCCAACTGAAG ATGACTATTCTCATCATCCTGAGAAATATGGATCTCAACCGGAATCCGGAAACGTTAGATTATCTCGAGCTACTTGTGATCTTCTCTCAGGCTTAGGTGGCAATGATTCTCTTTGCGCACTCCATTGCTTGGCTAAAAAGTTCAAAGGAGGTTGGTGCGAAAAAGGAGTTTGTCATTGCCGCCGCTAA
- the LOC103574494 gene encoding fibrillin-1-like, with product MTIIVLSIFIEMLNIFLANTIPMNGINDSITKCAELKHKCNPNLQDPCCNPTRICVNKIRDQLYTSDYICLKKGVLNSPCKKSFDCEAIIGAKCSENGRCVCRKQSVAYNETICLRTSMNDRLVDELMDYYDFNGIFYLKRNYSTKSGCQIISNTNYGEPCNNDIQCSEDHHSNLKCINKECKCPNGTQFTLDTLMCQNSMGGINKPCLVNKKCLLENSYCNPYGICKCKVNYYYTLNDKCEFDKSRGNCSKDDVFLHTQSRTLYRPAKKPNDPCLSNTDCNDVKHTTCQSRACKCIRNFYVSEKTGNCTRYAKQPNERCIEDKGCRKIDNTKCKSRICQCDENFPLNVATKKCEFLLGRRCTEDSNCDTTKNIVCSKGKCVCDVNHFEKNYICVSGIDGNCKESEECHVNNSFCQNDRCKCAMNFYASKNKSLCIANAKSLYDYCESDESCKEIENTECSNNKCQCMLKFIEKDGKCRSLDYCEAKVDCQQPKYSVCRNNKCVCSLNRYLSSNNTKCSSYAKSIGSSCEDDKRCARVKNTKCIEKKCACVENYFEDNNKCKSLIDAECSENSDCIANKSLCVSNRCKCFENFHPSTDRRECRKYANHVNDLCEDNDDCTKVKNSKCSENDQCVCKIKYFEKDNECKAFIGTNCTEDSECGANNSQCDSNECICSHGFYSSINKQECIEYATKPNEPCESDKSCTYVEYSYCSKSNECTCKPNYLLIDNKCRGLIGEDCSVDSDCGVKYSTCKSNSCTCPGDYYSSNDKSNCFQYAKKLNDFCETDEACRDVKFTYCSVNRQCTCLMNYTVTNDKCRGLIGTNCSEALDCATENSKCELNVCQCLEGFRFSFSNQKCYAHSKHLNDYCETDDDCNNIKYTYCTVNNKCSCLANYIEVDGSCTGLVGEKCSDDDDCAVDNSKCEATVCQCDVDFYLSTNKDRCYPFASQVNDFCETDCGCQKLDRTHCFENVCTCWPNYIIVDGHCRGLINAKCFVNSDCSIENSICASNTCQCPINFYLSADENQCHSFAKHINDFCETDVGCRDLKFSYCSEDKKCTCLRGYINDDGYCSGLIGSICFKSSDCAADNAICDESKTCQCPVDFYLSVNKQECYPYAKKQTDFCETDVTCRNLKYTYCSGDYKCVCLQNYITIDGHCRGPINATCSEESDCAVNNSICDESNTCQCPDSFYLSSNNETCNRYAEKIHDFCDNDSSCRNVQFTFCSADKKCTCLSNYEEIAGDCHALIDAFCSKDSECAANNSVCESNICQCRIDFYPSLNKDKCYPFAKQLTDFCETDVGCRDLKYTHCSDSNRCVCSPNYTAVNGYCRGFIGSHCSGSSDCASNNSICLSNICQCSVDSYFSTDDGQCHLLAKRINDSCETDTGCRDLKYTYCSEDNRCTCIENYTILNGYCLGLIDANCSDDSDCAIDNSICDDSDTCQCSIDSYLSVDEDKCHPYAKHLHDFCENDMSCRDLKFTYCFDRKCACSINYMSNNESCLGLIGSACSDHLECAAENSVCDQTNTCQCSVDCYPSLNKEKCHQYAKKLNDECETDVGCRHLNFTNCSEDYKCSCFENYTVVNGYCRGLIDAKCSDDFDCAVENSICDTSNTCQCSVDSYLSVDERKCYAFAKQLNDFCESSNSCRDLKYTYCSEDNSCICSENYIEVDGYCRGFIGMNCSKNSDCAIERSICQSSTCTCPNDFYLSETGNQCYQYAKELNTFCETDISCREFKYTHCSYDSRCTCLENYTVVDGNCRGLINAYCYDDLDCAVENSICKSETCQCPSNFYLSINKKKCYPYAKQLKDFCESDIGCIDLKHTVCSNSNQCTCSSNYAVIEGYCLGLIGANCSDNLDCGVYESICESNICQCRYGFYLSENQEKCYAHAKQLNEFCENKIGCSDLKYAVCSEKNECVCLRNYTNIEGHCRADIGSNCSEDFDCAVDKSICKLNLCQCPSNYYSSTEKEKCFPYAKQLNEFCEDDVGCQDLKYSHCSKDNRCICEANYIET from the exons ATGACAATTATAgtattatcaattttcatcGAAATGTTGAATATTTTCTTGGCCAATACTATTCCTATGAATGGGATCAATGACTCGATTACAAAATGCGCTGAATTAAAGCATAAA TGCAATCCAAATCTTCAAGATCCTTGCTGCAATCCAACCAGAATATGTGTTAATAAAATACGTGATCAACTTTATACTTCTGATTATATATGTCTTAAAAAAG GCGTATTGAATAGTCCCTGTAAAAAATCATTCGACTGCGAAGCAATAATTGGAGCGAAATGTTCGGAAAATGGACGGTGTGTTTGTAGAAAACAATCGGTTGCGTACAATGAAACTATTTGTTTACGGACTTCAATGAATGATCGTTTAGTTGATGAACTCATGGATTATTATGATTTCAATGGAATATTCtatttgaaaagaaattattcaACCAAATCTGGGTGTCAGATTATATCAA ACACAAATTACGGTGAGCCATGCAATAATGATATCCAATGCTCAGAAGATCATCATTCAAATCTTAAGTGCATTAACAAAGAATGTAAATGTCCAAATGGAACCCAATTCACTCTCGATACATTAATGTGCCAAAATAGTATGGGcg GTATCAATAAGCCATGCttagtcaataaaaaatgtttacttgaAAATTCATATTGCAATCCTTATGGAATATGTAAATGCaaagttaattattactatacaCTTAATGATAAATGCGAATTTGATA AATCAAGAGGTAATTGCAGTAAAGACGATGTATTTTTGCATACACAAAGCCGAACGCTTTATAGACCCGCAAAAA AACCAAATGACCCGTGTTTGAGTAATACTGATTGTAATGACGTCAAACACACTACTTGTCAGTCAAGGGCTTGTAAATGTATCAGAAATTTCTATGTATCTGAAAAGACTGGAAATTGCACCCGTTATGCAAAAC AACCAAACGAACGATGCATAGAAGATAAAGGCTGCCGTAAAATAGATAATACAAAATGTAAATCGAGAATATGTCAATGTGATGAAAATTTTCCTTTGAATGTGGCAACAAAAAAATGCGaatttt TGCTAGGTCGAAGATGTACAGAAGATTCAAATTGTGACACTACAAAAAACATAGTTTGTTCAAAAGGAAAATGTGTTTGCGATgtaaatcattttgaaaaaaattatatctgtGTGTCAGGTATTGATGGAAACTGTAAAGAATCTGAAGAATGTCAtgtgaataattcattttgtCAAAATGACAGATGTAAATGTGCGATGAATTTTTAtgcatcaaaaaataaatctttgtGTATTGCAAATGCCAAAT ctttataTGATTATTGTGAAAGCGATGAGAGCTgtaaagaaatagaaaatacaGAATGTTCGAATAATAAGTGTCAATGcatgttaaaatttatcgaGAAAGACGGAAAATGTAGATCATTAGATTACTGTGAAGCAAAAGTAGACTGTCAGCAGCCAAAATATTCAGTGTGTAGAAACAACAAATGTGTTTGTTCACTAAATAGATATTTATCGTCTAATAATACAAAATGTAGTAGCTATGCCAAAA GTATCGGAAGCTCATGCGAAGACGACAAAAGATGCGCACGTGTCAAAAACACAAAGTGCATAGAGAAAAAATGTGCTTGTGTTGAAAACTATTTTGAAGATAACAACAAATGTAAAAGCCTCATTGACGCAGAGTGTTCTGAAAATTCGGATTGTATAGCCAATAAATCTTTGTGTGTTTCGAATAGATGcaaatgttttgaaaattttcatccaTCAACGGACAGACGGGAGTGCAGAAAATATGCTAATc aTGTGAATGATCTCTGCGAGGACAATGATGATTgtacaaaagttaaaaattcaaagtgtTCCGAAAACGATCAATgtgtttgtaaaataaaatattttgaaaaagataACGAGTGCAAAGCATTTATTGGTACGAATTGCACAGAAGATTCAGAGTGTGGAGCTAATAATTCTCAATGTGATTCAAATGAATGCATATGTTCTCATGGATTTTATTCGTCTATAAATAAACAGGAATGTATTGAATATGCTACAA aaCCAAATGAACCTTGCGAAAGCGACAAAAGTTGTACATATGTCGAGTACTCATATTGCTCAAAAAGTAATGAGTGTACTTGTAAACCCAATTACCTTTTGATAGACAATAAGTGCCGCGGACTTATCGGAGAGGATTGTTCTGTAGATTCAGATTGCGGAGTAAAATATTCAACGTGCAAATCGAACTCTTGTACGTGTCCAGGAGATTATTATTCATCTAATGACAAAAGCAATTGTTTTCAGTATGCAAAGA AACTAAACGATTTCTGCGAAACGGATGAGGCTTGTCGTGATGTTAAGTTTACATATTGCTCTGTAAATAGACAATGTACTTGTTTGATGAACTATACAGTAACAAACGACAAATGTCGCGGACTTATAGGAACGAATTGTTCAGAAGCTTTAGATTGTGCaacagaaaattcaaaatgtgAATTGAATGTTTGTCAATGTCTTGAGGGTTTTCGGTTTTCTTTCAGCAATCAAAAATGCTATGCTCATAGCAAAC ATCTGAATGATTACTGTGAAACTGATGATGATTgtaacaatattaaatacacGTACTGCACGGTAAACAACAAGTGTAGTTGCTTGGCGAATTATATTGAAGTAGACGGAAGTTGCACAGGGCTTGTCGGCGAAAAATGTTCAGATGACGATGATTGTGCAGTTGATAATTCTAAATGTGAAGCTACCGTGTGCCAATGCGatgttgatttttatttatctactaACAAAGATAGATGTTATCCCTTTGCGTCAC AAGTTAATGACTTTTGTGAAACTGATTGTGGTTGTCAAAAACTTGATCGCACTCACTGCTTTGAAAACGTGTGTACTTGCTGGCCGAATTATATTATAGTAGATGGGCATTGCCGTGGACTTATAAATGCAAAATGTTTTGTAAACTCCGATTGCTccatagaaaattcaatttgcgCTTCTAACACTTGTCAATGTCCtatcaatttttatctttctgCAGACGAAAACCAGTGTCATTCATTCGCTAAAC acATAAATGACTTCTGCGAAACTGATGTTGGGTGTCGTGATCTAAAATTCTCATATTGTTCCGAGGATAAAAAATGTACTTGTTTACGTGGCTATATAAATGATGATGGATATTGCAGTGGACTAATTGGCTCGATATGTTTCAAAAGTTCAGATTGCGCAGCAGACAATGCAATCTGTGATGAATCAAAAACCTGTCAATGTCCTGTTGACTTTTACCTATCTGTCAACAAACAGGAGTGTTATCCATATGCAAAAA AACAAACCGATTTCTGTGAAACTGATGTTACTTGTCGTAATCTCAAATACACTTACTGTTCTGGAGACTATAAATGTGTCTGTTTACAAAACTACATTACAATTGACGGCCATTGTCGGGGCCCAATTAACGCCACATGTTCCGAAGAGTCGGATTGTGCAGTAAACAATTCAATTTGTGATGAATCAAACACTTGTCAATGTCCTGACAGTTTTTACCTGTCTTCAAACAACGAAACCTGCAACCGTTATGCCGAAA AAATACATGATTTCTGTGATAATGACAGTAGCTGTCGCAATGTGCAATTTACCTTTTGCTCTGCTGACAAAAAATGTACTTGTTTATCAAACTATGAAGAAATAGCTGGAGATTGTCATGCCCTTATCGACGCATTTTGTTCAAAAGACTCAGAATGTGCAGCAAACAATTCAGTTTGTGAATCAAATATTTGCCAATGCCGCATTGACTTTTATCCTTCTTTAAACAAAGACAAGTGCTATCCATTCGCTAAGC AACTTACTGATTTTTGCGAGACCGACGTAGGATGTCGGGATCTCAAATATACTCACTGTTCTGACAGCAATAGATGTGTTTGTTCACCAAACTATACAGCAGTAAACGGATATTGTCGTGGTTTCATAGGTTCTCATTGTTCTGGAAGCTCAGATTGTGCCTCGAATAATTCTATATGTCTATCAAACATCTGTCAGTGTTCTGTAGATTCATATTTTTCAACCGATGACGGCCAATGCCACTTGCTCGCTAAAA GAATTAATGATTCTTGTGAAACTGATACTGGATGCCGCGacctaaaatatacatactGTTCTGAAGATAACAGATGTACTTGTATAGAAAATTATACAATATTAAATGGATACTGCCTCGGATTGATTGATGCAAACTGCTCTGATGATTCTGACTGTGCAATAGACAATTCGATTTGCGATGACTCAGATACTTGTCAGTGTTCTATTGATAGTTACTTGTCTGTGGATGAAGATAAATGTCACCCGTATGCTAAAC ATCTGCATGATTTCTGTGAAAATGATATGAGTTGTCGCGATCTCAAATTCACTTATTGCTTTGACAGGAAATGTGCatgttcaattaattatatgagTAATAATGAATCTTGTCTTGGTTTGATTGGCTCAGCGTGTTCTGACCATTTAGAATGTGCCGCTGAAAATTCAGTATGTGACCAAACAAATACATGCCAATGTTCTGTTGATTGTTATCCATCTTTGAATAAAGAGAAATGTCATCAATATGCTAAAA AACTAAATGATGAGTGCGAAACAGATGTTGGTTGTCGACATTTGAACTTTACGAACTGTTCTGAAGACTACAAATGTTcttgttttgaaaattatactgTAGTTAACGGATATTGTCGCGGACTTATTGATGCAAAGTGTTCAGATGATTTCGATTGTGcggtagaaaattcaatttgtgATACATCAAACACTTGTCAGTGTTCTGTTGACAGCTACTTATCTGTAGATGAAAGAAAATGCTACGCATTCGCCAAAC AATTGAATGACTTCTGCGAAAGTAGTAACAGCTGCCgtgatttaaaatacacgtactGCTCTGAAGACAATAGTTGTATTTGTTCTGAAAATTATATCGAAGTAGACGGGTATTGTCGTGGATTTATAGGCATGAATTGTTCGAAAAATTCTGATTGTGCAATAGAGAGATCGATCTGCCAATCGAGCACTTGTACGTGCCCGAATGATTTCTATTTATCTGAAACTGGTAACCAGTGTTATCAATATGCGAAag AACTCAATACTTTTTGTGAAACTGATATTAGCTGTCGTGAGTTCAAGTACACACATTGTTCTTATGATAGCAGATGTACttgtttagaaaattataCGGTAGTTGATGGCAACTGTCGCGGATTAATTAACGCATATTGTTATGATGATTTGGATTGCGCTGTAGAAAACTCGATTTGCAAATCCGAAACTTGCCAGTGCcctagtaatttttatttatcaatcaataaaaaaaaatgttatccaTATGCTAAAC aattgaAGGATTTTTGCGAAAGCGATATTGGTTGTATCGATCTCAAACATACAGTTTGTTCGAACAGTAACCAGTGTACATGTTCTTCTAATTACGCGGTGATAGAAGGATATTGCCTGGGTTTAATTGGTGCGAATTGTTCTGATAATTTAGACTGTGGAGTATACGAATCAATTTGTGAATCGAATATTTGTCAATGCCGCtatggtttttatttatctgaaaACCAGGAAAAATGTTACGCTCACGCTAAAC AACTCAACGAATTTTGCGAAAACAAAATCGGTTGTAGTGATCTAAAATATGCTGTCTGTTCTGAAAAGAACGAGTGTGTTTGCTTACGGAACTATACCAATATTGAAGGACATTGTAGGGCTGACATTGGTTCAAATTGTTCTGAAGATTTCGACTGTGCGGTAGACAAGTCAATTTGCAAATTGAACCTTTGTCAATGTCCTAGTAACTATTATTCGTCTACagagaaagaaaaatgttTCCCGTATGCAAAAC AATTAAATGAATTCTGTGAAGACGATGTTGGCTGTCAAGATCTTAAGTATAGTCACTGCTCCAAAGATAATCGATGTATTTGCGAGGCCAACTATATAGaa acATAA